The Deefgea tanakiae DNA segment CAAAGCTGCCGCACTGCGTAATTGTTGCAAAGCGGGTCGCCACTGCTGCTGCAAACGATAAAGCCTTGCCGACTCTTCGAGTAAGACGGGGTCCTCGTGCAAGCCATCAAAAGTCAACGCTTTCTGCTGTAAAGCCAGCGCAGTCGATTGCTCACCAAGCACCCACAAATCTGCAGCCAAACCTAAGCGGGCAGCACATTGTTGTTTTTCACAGCGCGCTAAGCTCAAAGCACGTTGATGCAAAGATAAGGCGGTCGTAAACTGCTCAGCCTCATGCTCTAAATCAGCAATGGCGAGCCAATAGGCTGCCTCATCACCGGCACTCTGCTGCACTTGAGCCAATCCATCCAAATAGGCCTGCATGGCGCGTTTGGGATGGCCTTGTCGTTGTAACGCTTGGCCAATTGCTAATTTTTCCATCACTGAAACACCTAAATACAATTCCCGAATCAAGCTCATGTAATAAAAAAAGCCTCGCAACAGCGAGGCTTTCTGAGTGGGGCTGTTTACCAAGCGCCAATGTACTCTAAAATCCCTTCAGCAGCATTACGGCCTTCGTAGACGGCACGCACAACGAGATCTGCGCCACGAACTTGGTCGCCACCCGCGAAGATTTTCGGGTTGCTAGTTTGGTGTTTAAACGTTTGCTTTTCAGCGGCAATCGTACGGCCCCAGTCATCCGTTTTCACGCCTTGCGCGTCAAACCAGCTTTCTGGCTCAGCCGAGAAACCAAACGCCACGACCACGTGATCGCAATTCACCACGCGCTCTGAGCCCTCGATCAATTCTGGACGACGACGGCCTTTTTCATCTGGCGCGCCCAATTGCGTCGACACCAAAGTCAATGCCAAGCTGCCATCGGCGTTTTGCTCGATTTTCACTGGCTGGCTGTTCCACTGGAATTCAACGCCTTCTTCTTTGGCATTCGCAACTTCACGTTTCGAGCCTGGCATGTTTTCTTCGTCACGGCGATAAGCGCAAATTACGCTCGCTGCGCCTTGGCGAATCGAAGTGCGGTTGCAATCCATTGCGGTATCGCCACCACCGAGCACGACAACGCGCTTGCCAGCCATTGATACGAATGCTTCATCGCCCAACGTACCCATGCTATTACGCACGTTATTAATCAAGAACGGCAAGGCTTCCATCACGCCTGGCAATTCTTCACCGGCAAAGCCGCCCTTCATGTATTTGTATGCGCCCATGCCCATAAACACCGCATCGTAGTCAGCGAGCAAGGTTTCGATGCTCACGTCTTTGCCGATTTCGGTATTCAGGCGGAATTCAACGCCCATTTCTTCCATGATTTTACGGCGCGTCGCGATGACGTCTTTTTCCAGTTTGAATTCTGGAATACCAAAAGTCAGCAAGCCGCCGATTTCTTCGTAACGATCAAACACCACCGGTGCTACGCCGTTGCGTACCAAAATATCAGCGCAACCAAGGCCAGCTGGGCCAGCACCAATAATCGCGACTTTCTTGTCGGTTTTGATCACGCCCGACATATCTGGGCGCCAGCCCGCTTTGAAAGCTTCATCGGTAATGTATTTTTCTACCGAACCGATCGACACTGCACCCGCATCGACTTGATTCAATGTACACGCGCCTTCGCACAAGCGATCTTGCGGGCAAACACGGCCACAGATTTCTGGCAATGAATTGGTTTTGTGGCTCAGTTCAGCCGCTTCAAACAATTTGCCTTCGTCGACCAATTGCAACCATTGCGGAATATGGTTGTGCACTGGGCACTCCCATGAGCAATATGGGTTACCACAGGACAAGCAACGACCAGCTTGTTCGCCTGAGCTGGTTTTATCCAACGGCGTGTAGATTTCTTTGAATACAAATTTGCGCTTTTCAACCGCGACTTTATCGCCAGGGTTGCGAGCAACATTCAGAAACTGAAATACATCTGACATGGTATACCTCGGTGAGGATTGAGGGCCTTTGGGTGAGGGGCTATACCCTCGACCAACCTAACATCTCATCCAGAACTCTTACCGTGTGAGGATGGGCGATTCGCCCATCACACCCACACCTCACAATTAGTCTTTTAGCAGCGCGTCGAGCTTGGCTACTTTTGGTTTCACCAACCAGAAGTAATCCACCGCTTCATCAAAGTTCGCCAACAATTCAGCACCCTTGCTCGACCCAGTCAACGCCACGTGGGCGGTGATTTTGTCTTTCAAGAAGGCACGGATTGCACCGTAGGCTTCGCCATTGATCAAGTTGGTGTCGATCAGCTCGTTATTGTAGCGATACGCAAATTTTTGGTTTGGATCGTAAACCAGCGCAAAACCACCGGTCATACCCGCGCCGAAGTTGTAACCGGTTTCACCGAGTACCACGACGCAGCCGCCAGTCATGTACTCGCAACCGTGATCGCCAACGCCTTCGATGACCGCTGTCGCGCCTGAGTTACGCACCGCGAAACGCTCACCGGCCATACCCGCAGCAAACAATTCACCACCCGTTGCGCCGTACAGACACGTGTTACCGGCAATGACTGCGTCGCTCGAAGCAAATTCGCTACCCACTGGTGGATAGATAATCACTTGGCCGCCGTTCATGCCTTTACCGACGTAATCATTCGCGTCACCAGCGAGTTCCAGCGTCAAACCTTTCGCATTCCACACGCCAAACGATTGACCCGCAGAGCCGTGCAATTTGATATGCAATGTGCCATCTGGCAAGCCATCAGCACCATGAGCTTTGGCGATTTCACCTGACAAACGAGCGCCGATTGAGCGATGGATATTGCGTACATCGTATTCAAAGCGTTGCGGCGTTTTAGCTTTAATGCCAGCCAGTGCGTCTTTAACCATTTCTTCAGCCAACTCACCCTTGTCGAAACTTGGGTTGCGCTCATCCACGCAGAAGCGTGATTCTGAATCTGGTGTTGTACCTTGGCTCAGCAATGCGCCCAGCGCGAGTTTTTGCTGTTTATCCGTTGCGCCTTCAATCAAGCCGAGCATTTCAGTACGGCCGATCAATTCTTCAAACGTGCGCACACCGAGTGATGCCATCAATTCACGCGTTTCTTGCGCGATGAACGTAAAGTAATTCACGACCATTTCAGGCAAGCCGATAAAGAACTTGCTACGCAATTTGATTTCTTGGGTTGCCACGCCCGTTGCGCAGTTGTTCAAGTGGCAAATACGCAAGTATTTGCAACCCAACGCGACCATCGGGCCAGTACCAAAGCCGAAACTTTCCGCGCCCATGATCGCGGCTTTCACCACGTCTAGACCCGTTTTCAAACCCCCGTCGGCTTGCACGCGAACACGGCCACGCAGACCATTGGCACGCAATACTTGCTGTGCTTCGGTCAAGCCAAGTTCAAACGGCGAACCAGCGTATTTCACTGAAGCCAGCGGTGAAGCAGCGGTTCCGCCGTCATACCCTGAAATCGTGATCAAATCGGCATAGGCTTTTGCCACACCCGCTGCAATCGTACCAACGCCTGGCTCAGCTACCAATTTCACAGAAACCAAGGCTTCTGGATTGACTTGTTTCAAGTCAAAAATCAGCTGCGCCAAGTCTTCAATCGAATAAATATCGTGATGCGGTGGCGGTGAAATCAAGCTAATGCCTGGCTTGCTGTGACGCAATTTTGCGATCAGCGGCGATACTTTATCGCCCGGCAATTGGCCGCCTTCACCCGGTTTTGCACCTTGTGCCACTTTAATTTGCAATACTTCAGCATTCACTAAGTAGTGCGGCGTTACGCCGAAACGACCTGAAGCGACTTGCTTGATTTTCGACATTTTTGGCGTGCCGTAGCGCGCTTCGTCTTCACCACCCTCACCCGAGTTCGAGCGAGCGCCAAGGCGATGCATACCTTCAGCCAATGCTTCGTGCGCTTCTGGGCTCAAGGCACCGAGCGACATACCCGCAGAGTCAAAACGCTTCACAATCGATGAAATTGGCTCAACTTCGTCAATCGAAATCGATTTCGCTGGATCAATTTGCAGCGCCATCAAGTCGCGCAACATCGCCACTGGGCGTTTGTTCACCAACTCAGCGTATTTGCCGTAGGCTTTGTAATCGCCGTTTTGCACCGCCTTTTGCAATTGCATTACTACGTCTGGGTTGTAAGCGTGGTATTCCTCGCCAAAGACGTATTTGAGCAAACCACCTTGTGCCAATGGGCGCATTGGGTTGAATGCAAGGCGATTCAATTTAATTTGATCGGATTCGAAATCAGCGAAGTTAGCGCCAGAAATACGCGATACCGTGCCTGTTAAGCACAGATCGATCACTTCTTCGCCAATACCCACGCCTTCAAACAATTGCGAACCGCGATAAGAAGCAACGGTAGAGATACCCATTTTCGACAAGATTTTCATCAAGCCTTTATTGATACCCTTACGGAAGTTGTTCGCTGCTTTTTCCAGCGTCGCGTCGATTTGGCCCATATCGACCAATTCTTTGATCGTTTGGTAAGCAAGGTAAGGAACCACTGCGGTCGCACCGTAGCCGATCAAGCAGGCGAAATGATGCGGATCGCGCGTCGTCGCTGTTTCAACGATGATATTCGTACGGCAACGCAAACCGGCGTTGATCAAGCCATGATGCACCGCG contains these protein-coding regions:
- a CDS encoding FAD-dependent oxidoreductase codes for the protein MSDVFQFLNVARNPGDKVAVEKRKFVFKEIYTPLDKTSSGEQAGRCLSCGNPYCSWECPVHNHIPQWLQLVDEGKLFEAAELSHKTNSLPEICGRVCPQDRLCEGACTLNQVDAGAVSIGSVEKYITDEAFKAGWRPDMSGVIKTDKKVAIIGAGPAGLGCADILVRNGVAPVVFDRYEEIGGLLTFGIPEFKLEKDVIATRRKIMEEMGVEFRLNTEIGKDVSIETLLADYDAVFMGMGAYKYMKGGFAGEELPGVMEALPFLINNVRNSMGTLGDEAFVSMAGKRVVVLGGGDTAMDCNRTSIRQGAASVICAYRRDEENMPGSKREVANAKEEGVEFQWNSQPVKIEQNADGSLALTLVSTQLGAPDEKGRRRPELIEGSERVVNCDHVVVAFGFSAEPESWFDAQGVKTDDWGRTIAAEKQTFKHQTSNPKIFAGGDQVRGADLVVRAVYEGRNAAEGILEYIGAW
- the gltB gene encoding glutamate synthase large subunit, which produces MDRQSWLKGTLYRPQFEQDSCGFGLIAQMDDKPSHWLVSTAINSLACLTHRGAVAADGKSGDGCGLLFRLPKDFLRAVAADNGYSLATQFTAGLVFSALDKTESAKSIANLVAAVEGQGLVVAGVREVPVNLDALGAAAMRSLPTIQQIFVNSPDDLSELEFARKLYQARRIAEKANAGDTHFYIPTLNPYVMSYKGLVTPDNLPVFYLDLKDERFASSMAVYHQRFSTNTWPQWKLAQPFRFLAHNGEINTLTGNRAWARAREAIMDSNALDMEAIRPIVQTNGSDSMSMDNMLESLVLGGVDVFRAFRLMVPPAWQNVDTNDRDLRAFYEYNSLHMEPWDGPAGIVWAAGDYAGCALDRNGLRPARYVITKDRHITIASEIGVWGYKPEEVVKKGRVKPGQIVAVDFKTGEFIESDAIDNKLKTAQPYRAWLKEHANHLEMAADNSPLEEMDKATLLTYQKQFQVTFEERDQILRVLANDGQEAIGSMGDDTPMAVLSEKVRSPYDFLRQQFAQVTNPPIDPIREAIVMSLNTCFGPERNLFEDGPDHAKRMEVTSPVLSTDKFAVLTSQTDPDFKTAYFDLTFEGVSLKAALEKLQADVLASVNAGTVIIVLSDKNIAKGRMPIPALFAVGAVHHGLINAGLRCRTNIIVETATTRDPHHFACLIGYGATAVVPYLAYQTIKELVDMGQIDATLEKAANNFRKGINKGLMKILSKMGISTVASYRGSQLFEGVGIGEEVIDLCLTGTVSRISGANFADFESDQIKLNRLAFNPMRPLAQGGLLKYVFGEEYHAYNPDVVMQLQKAVQNGDYKAYGKYAELVNKRPVAMLRDLMALQIDPAKSISIDEVEPISSIVKRFDSAGMSLGALSPEAHEALAEGMHRLGARSNSGEGGEDEARYGTPKMSKIKQVASGRFGVTPHYLVNAEVLQIKVAQGAKPGEGGQLPGDKVSPLIAKLRHSKPGISLISPPPHHDIYSIEDLAQLIFDLKQVNPEALVSVKLVAEPGVGTIAAGVAKAYADLITISGYDGGTAASPLASVKYAGSPFELGLTEAQQVLRANGLRGRVRVQADGGLKTGLDVVKAAIMGAESFGFGTGPMVALGCKYLRICHLNNCATGVATQEIKLRSKFFIGLPEMVVNYFTFIAQETRELMASLGVRTFEELIGRTEMLGLIEGATDKQQKLALGALLSQGTTPDSESRFCVDERNPSFDKGELAEEMVKDALAGIKAKTPQRFEYDVRNIHRSIGARLSGEIAKAHGADGLPDGTLHIKLHGSAGQSFGVWNAKGLTLELAGDANDYVGKGMNGGQVIIYPPVGSEFASSDAVIAGNTCLYGATGGELFAAGMAGERFAVRNSGATAVIEGVGDHGCEYMTGGCVVVLGETGYNFGAGMTGGFALVYDPNQKFAYRYNNELIDTNLINGEAYGAIRAFLKDKITAHVALTGSSKGAELLANFDEAVDYFWLVKPKVAKLDALLKD